A stretch of the Corynebacterium maris DSM 45190 genome encodes the following:
- a CDS encoding type I polyketide synthase: protein MSLTPLLAMDRPALLFAGQGSPWQSVLTNAAASHHSVGRLAEALAEARATTGPVARTIASTVPGALERLESLLEADADATALDMDAHPAVSVPGIVLGQIAAVDHLRDLGLDLAEAELVGHSQGSLGVVAARQPKQALAFAVLMGTAASHVAGATDPRARMLSVRGLPRAVVAELIAEIDGVEIAVTNGPTHVVLSGAPEQLAAAEEAITADSELFNAQLEDALFGGSPREPLFDALPVAYPFHHSGNQAAADLAAQWAEQCGITFDGVTPAELANAILVESHDWPAQVKDLREAGVTHALALDGGLGRMTEKLLGGTGVAVVPAATAAERDHLATPGAELPEATDYADYAPRLVTLPDGKTYTQTRFSTATGLSPIVLGGMTPSTADAGIVAAAANAGYWTELAGGGMYSDEVFTKHKDDLVELLEPGRTAQFNTMFFDRFLWNLQFGQARIVPKARAAGAPFNGVTISAGIPEVEEATELLTQLQDDGFPYIAFKPGTTKQIRDTLKIAAANPDTYVFMQVEDGHAGGHHSWTDLDDMLIQTYAETRKHPNVLLMVGGGIYSPERAATYVTGTWAEQYDLPAMPVDAVFIGTVAMAAKEATATDSVKELLVNTKGVSPDDNNGWVARGTGAAGAASSQSHLLADIHELDNSFAAASRFITSLDLEDYDARRDEIIEMLAKTSKPYFGDVEKMTYAEWVNHFVELAHPFVDPTWDDRFLDLLHRVEARLNEADHGQIETLFPGVEDVADAPAAAKKLLDAYPQAAEFIVSPRDAAWWIQLNRKHVKPMPWVPAIDGDLPVWFGKDTLWQAQDERYTADQVRIIPGPMAVAGITQKNEPVADLLARYESGSTEALTAAGAQPEKQYSRLADAADAAEFIKAAPTIVWHGHLMANPAYEMDEDAYDLIQDEDGLWSIRITADSYWDNLPEEQRPFYVREVTVPLDLPDSVATGASPVVSDERLPDSVFALLEGLAGVGSISENGDHIEEMPQIIEGSESADAPFGIAKYSFTFAPELLTAHTAVTGAALGTVDPGTPDVLVGPCWPAIYTALGSGQLEDGYPVIEGLLNAVHLNHVVDVRRPLEELADGRTIDVTSKCTAIAESSSGRIVTVELELFDRESGELVATQMQRFAIRGRAHGTDTPVPAPEWGGGKSADKVEATPRSFIDRAVVTAPSDMTPFALVSGDYNPIHSSYNSAQLVNLDAPLVHGMWLSATAQHLAGKHGTVVGWTYSMYGMVQLNDEVEITVERAGRKGIHNAFEVTCRIDGEVVSVGQALMAQPKTAYVYPGQGIQAEGMGEGDRNASAAAREIWNRADRHTRDALGFSIRQIVDENPTELNVRGTTFKHPEGVLHLTQFTQVALAVVAYAQTERLREADALASNSMYAGHSLGEYTALASLANIFDLEAVIDVVYSRGSAMGTLVDRDEHGRSNYGMGALRPNMIGVAADEVEDYLAQVSEETGEFLQIVNYNIKGQQYSIAGTKAGLAALKAKANAVRDRAFVTVPGIDVPFHSSVLKPGVPAFADKLDELLPEELDLNALVGRYVPNLVARPFELTDDFIDAIGESIAPAVPSERLNGKKVADFADDNALARVLIIELLSWQFASPVQWIDTQSLLFGEVEQIIEVGLAASPTLTNLAKRSMAVEGVDLPVLNVERDQDRVMLADVQEAPVVEDDVDEAPEAPAAAADTSATVTEAAPAATPEPAAPAAPATGGGSGADAPDLGFSAADAIMVLFAFQNKIRLDQINDSDTVEELTNGVSSRRNQLLMDMSAEIGVPAIDGAAEADVATLRERVKTAAPGYSPFGSVLGEAVTARLRQLFGASGHKPAHVGERVTGAWSLPASWVGHVEAEILIGSRDEDSVRGGSLATVPTTASSKADVDGLIDAAVQAVAARNGVSVSLTSGGSGGGGGVVDSAALNEYAESVTGADGVLATAARTVLDQLGLTPKTESSEPLDTTVIEAVEAELGSNWVDLVTPSFDANKAVLFDDRWAIAREDLARVSLGQKDLPASRFTGTGETVAAQAKWYADNGAKDPALMEDIAKAALEDFEGEYAGDVALVTGAAPGSIATALVERLLEGGATVIMTASRVSQSRKEFARKIYAEHGAMGSALWLVPANLSSYRDIDSLIDWIGNEQKESVGNEVKVTKPALTPTLAFPFAAPSVSGSLADAGPAAENQTRLLLWSVERTIAGLSELAQQAVDTRAHIVLPGSPNRGMFGGDGAYGEVKSALDAILAKWSAEAGWPAGVTLAQAKIGWVSGTNLMGGNDAIIPAAEKAGIHVWTPEEISSELMTLASAETRAKASEAPVEADLTGGLGSTPVSITELAAQAREDAADDPAEGPDFEVEPVTIPALPNVDNPTQVTGVEVGEVTADLDDMVVIAGVGEVSAWGSGRTRFQAEYGIQRDGSVELTAAGVLELAWMMGLVEWNEDPKPGWYDADGSEIAEEDIYDRFRDEVVARSGVRTLTDKYHLVDQGSIDLTQVFLDRDITFTVADEAEARDIEEADPDFTEVVEVDGEWTVTRKQGATAHVPRKATLSRTVAGQMPDDFDATKWGIPDHMVDSLDRMALWNLVTAVDAFINAGFSPAELLQTVHPLDVATTQGTGIGGMESLHKVFVTRFLGEERPGDILQEALPNVVAAHTMQALLGGYGSMIHPIGACATAAVSIEEGVDKIKLDKADFVIAGGIDDVQVESLVGFGDMNATAETKAMTDKGIDNRFISRANDRRRGGFLEAEGGGTVLLVRGSVAAEMGLPVHAVVAHAASYGDGAHTSIPAPGLGALGAGRGGTRSKLAKSLKSLGLTPDDVSVLSKHDTSTNANDPNESELHSILWPAIGRNPDKPLYVISQKSLTGHSKAGAALFQTGGLMDVLRTGTLPQNASLDTVDPLIEEKSKNLVWLRAPLALGEGAVKAAALTSLGFGHVGALVVYAHPSTFEAAVANTGLDVDAWRKKATERLRAGSARMQAGMIGRAPLFQQIDGRRFPEEGAHEAEIHLLLNEDVRLGEDGVYPAAPEA from the coding sequence ATGTCTTTGACCCCCCTGCTCGCCATGGATCGCCCCGCCCTGCTGTTTGCGGGCCAGGGTTCCCCGTGGCAATCAGTGCTCACCAACGCCGCCGCCAGCCACCATTCGGTCGGTCGACTGGCTGAGGCCCTCGCAGAGGCCCGCGCCACCACCGGCCCGGTGGCCCGCACCATCGCTTCCACCGTCCCGGGCGCCCTCGAGCGCCTGGAATCCCTGCTCGAGGCGGACGCCGACGCGACCGCCCTCGACATGGACGCCCACCCCGCGGTCAGCGTCCCGGGCATCGTCTTGGGCCAGATCGCCGCGGTCGACCACCTGCGCGACCTCGGCCTGGACCTAGCCGAGGCCGAGCTCGTCGGCCATTCCCAGGGCTCCCTGGGCGTGGTCGCCGCGCGTCAGCCGAAGCAGGCCCTGGCCTTCGCCGTGCTCATGGGCACCGCCGCCAGCCACGTCGCCGGCGCCACCGACCCGCGCGCCCGCATGCTCAGTGTGCGCGGCCTGCCCCGCGCCGTCGTCGCCGAGCTGATCGCGGAGATCGACGGCGTCGAGATCGCCGTGACCAACGGCCCGACCCACGTCGTGCTCTCCGGCGCCCCGGAGCAGCTGGCCGCCGCCGAAGAGGCCATCACCGCCGACTCGGAACTGTTCAACGCCCAGCTGGAGGACGCCCTGTTCGGCGGCTCCCCGCGCGAGCCGCTCTTCGACGCGCTCCCGGTCGCCTACCCCTTCCACCACTCCGGCAACCAGGCCGCGGCCGATCTCGCCGCGCAGTGGGCTGAGCAGTGCGGGATCACCTTCGATGGTGTGACCCCAGCCGAATTGGCCAACGCCATTTTGGTCGAGTCCCATGATTGGCCCGCCCAGGTCAAGGACCTGCGCGAAGCCGGCGTCACCCACGCCCTGGCGCTGGACGGCGGCCTCGGCCGCATGACCGAGAAGCTGCTGGGCGGCACCGGCGTGGCCGTCGTGCCCGCCGCCACCGCCGCCGAGCGCGACCACCTGGCCACCCCGGGCGCCGAGCTGCCGGAGGCCACCGACTACGCGGACTACGCCCCGCGCCTGGTGACCCTGCCGGACGGCAAGACCTACACCCAGACCCGCTTCTCCACCGCGACGGGCCTGTCCCCGATCGTGCTGGGCGGCATGACCCCGTCCACCGCCGACGCCGGCATCGTCGCAGCGGCGGCCAACGCCGGTTACTGGACCGAGCTGGCCGGCGGCGGCATGTACTCCGACGAGGTGTTCACCAAGCACAAGGACGACCTCGTCGAGCTGCTGGAACCGGGCCGCACCGCCCAGTTCAACACCATGTTCTTCGACCGTTTCCTGTGGAACCTGCAGTTCGGTCAGGCCCGCATCGTGCCGAAGGCCCGCGCCGCCGGCGCGCCGTTCAACGGCGTGACCATCTCCGCGGGCATCCCGGAGGTCGAGGAAGCCACCGAGCTGCTCACGCAGCTGCAGGACGACGGCTTCCCGTACATCGCCTTCAAGCCGGGCACCACCAAGCAGATCCGCGACACCCTGAAGATCGCGGCAGCCAACCCGGACACCTACGTCTTCATGCAGGTCGAGGACGGCCACGCCGGTGGCCACCACTCCTGGACCGATCTGGACGACATGCTCATCCAGACCTACGCGGAGACCCGCAAGCACCCGAACGTCTTGCTGATGGTCGGCGGCGGCATCTACTCCCCGGAGCGCGCCGCCACCTACGTCACCGGTACCTGGGCCGAGCAGTACGACCTGCCGGCGATGCCGGTCGACGCCGTGTTCATCGGCACCGTCGCCATGGCCGCCAAGGAGGCCACCGCCACGGATTCCGTCAAGGAACTGCTGGTCAACACCAAGGGCGTCAGCCCGGACGACAACAACGGCTGGGTCGCCCGCGGCACCGGCGCCGCAGGCGCCGCGTCCTCGCAGTCGCACCTGCTGGCCGACATCCACGAGCTGGACAACTCGTTCGCCGCCGCGTCGCGCTTCATCACCTCGCTGGACTTGGAGGACTACGACGCCCGCCGCGACGAGATCATCGAGATGCTGGCCAAGACCTCCAAGCCGTACTTCGGCGACGTGGAGAAGATGACCTACGCCGAGTGGGTCAACCACTTCGTGGAGCTGGCCCACCCCTTCGTCGACCCGACCTGGGACGACCGTTTCCTCGACCTGCTGCACCGCGTGGAGGCGCGTCTCAACGAGGCCGACCACGGCCAGATCGAGACCCTGTTCCCCGGCGTCGAGGACGTCGCCGACGCCCCGGCCGCCGCGAAGAAGCTGCTGGACGCCTACCCGCAGGCCGCGGAGTTCATCGTCTCCCCGCGCGACGCCGCATGGTGGATCCAGCTCAACCGCAAGCACGTCAAGCCCATGCCGTGGGTGCCGGCCATCGACGGCGACCTGCCGGTCTGGTTCGGCAAGGACACCCTGTGGCAGGCCCAGGACGAGCGCTACACCGCCGATCAGGTCCGCATCATCCCGGGCCCGATGGCGGTCGCCGGCATCACCCAGAAGAACGAGCCGGTCGCCGACCTGCTCGCCCGCTACGAGTCCGGCTCCACCGAGGCCCTGACCGCCGCCGGCGCACAGCCGGAGAAGCAGTACTCCCGCCTGGCGGACGCCGCGGACGCCGCGGAGTTCATCAAGGCCGCCCCGACCATCGTCTGGCACGGCCACCTCATGGCCAACCCGGCCTACGAGATGGACGAAGACGCCTACGACCTGATCCAGGACGAGGACGGCCTGTGGTCCATCCGCATCACCGCGGACTCCTACTGGGACAACCTGCCCGAGGAGCAGCGCCCGTTCTACGTGCGCGAGGTCACCGTGCCGCTGGATCTGCCCGATTCCGTGGCCACCGGCGCCTCCCCGGTCGTCTCTGACGAGCGCCTCCCGGACTCCGTCTTCGCCCTGCTCGAGGGCCTGGCCGGCGTCGGCTCGATCTCCGAGAACGGCGACCACATCGAAGAGATGCCGCAGATCATCGAGGGCTCCGAGTCCGCGGACGCGCCCTTCGGGATCGCCAAGTACTCCTTCACCTTCGCCCCGGAGCTGCTGACCGCGCACACCGCCGTCACCGGCGCCGCCCTGGGCACCGTCGATCCGGGCACCCCGGACGTGCTGGTCGGCCCCTGCTGGCCGGCCATCTACACCGCGCTGGGCTCCGGCCAGCTCGAAGACGGCTACCCCGTCATCGAGGGCCTGCTCAACGCCGTGCACCTCAACCACGTCGTCGACGTGCGCCGCCCGCTCGAAGAACTTGCCGACGGCCGCACCATCGACGTCACCTCCAAGTGCACCGCCATCGCCGAGTCCTCCTCGGGCCGCATCGTCACCGTGGAACTCGAGCTCTTCGACCGCGAATCCGGCGAGCTGGTGGCCACCCAGATGCAGCGCTTCGCCATCCGCGGCCGCGCCCACGGCACCGACACCCCGGTGCCGGCGCCGGAGTGGGGCGGCGGCAAGTCCGCCGACAAGGTCGAGGCCACCCCGCGTTCGTTCATCGACCGCGCCGTGGTCACCGCACCGAGCGACATGACCCCGTTCGCGCTGGTCTCGGGCGACTACAACCCGATCCACTCCTCGTACAACTCCGCGCAGCTGGTCAACCTGGACGCCCCGCTGGTGCACGGCATGTGGCTCTCTGCCACCGCCCAGCACCTGGCGGGCAAGCACGGCACCGTCGTCGGCTGGACCTACTCCATGTACGGCATGGTCCAGCTCAACGACGAGGTGGAGATCACCGTCGAGCGCGCCGGCCGCAAGGGCATCCACAACGCCTTCGAGGTCACCTGCCGCATCGACGGCGAGGTCGTCTCCGTCGGCCAGGCGCTCATGGCGCAGCCGAAGACCGCGTACGTCTACCCGGGCCAGGGCATTCAGGCCGAAGGCATGGGCGAAGGCGACCGCAACGCGTCTGCCGCAGCACGCGAGATCTGGAACCGCGCCGACCGCCACACCCGCGACGCACTCGGCTTCTCCATCCGCCAGATCGTGGACGAGAACCCGACCGAGCTGAACGTGCGTGGCACCACCTTCAAACACCCCGAAGGCGTGCTGCACCTGACGCAGTTCACCCAGGTCGCGCTCGCCGTCGTCGCCTACGCCCAGACCGAGCGTCTGCGCGAGGCCGACGCCCTGGCGTCGAACTCCATGTACGCCGGCCACTCCCTCGGCGAGTACACCGCCCTGGCCTCGCTGGCGAACATCTTCGACCTCGAAGCCGTCATCGACGTGGTCTACTCCCGCGGCTCCGCCATGGGCACCCTCGTCGACCGCGACGAGCACGGCCGCTCGAACTACGGCATGGGCGCGCTGCGTCCGAACATGATCGGCGTCGCCGCCGACGAGGTGGAGGACTACCTCGCCCAGGTGTCGGAAGAGACCGGCGAGTTCCTGCAGATCGTCAACTACAACATCAAGGGCCAGCAGTACTCCATCGCCGGCACCAAGGCCGGCCTGGCCGCACTGAAAGCCAAGGCCAACGCCGTCCGCGACCGTGCATTCGTCACCGTCCCGGGCATCGACGTGCCCTTCCACTCCTCCGTGCTCAAGCCAGGCGTGCCGGCCTTCGCCGACAAGCTCGACGAGCTGCTGCCGGAGGAGCTGGATCTTAACGCCCTGGTCGGTCGCTACGTGCCGAACCTGGTCGCCCGCCCGTTCGAGCTGACCGACGACTTCATCGACGCCATCGGCGAATCCATCGCCCCGGCCGTCCCGTCCGAGCGCCTCAACGGCAAGAAGGTCGCCGACTTCGCCGACGACAACGCCCTGGCTCGCGTGCTGATCATCGAGCTGCTCAGCTGGCAGTTCGCCTCCCCGGTGCAGTGGATCGACACCCAGTCGCTGCTGTTCGGCGAGGTCGAGCAGATCATCGAGGTCGGCCTGGCCGCCTCCCCGACGCTGACCAACCTGGCGAAGCGTTCCATGGCCGTCGAGGGCGTGGACCTGCCGGTGCTCAACGTCGAGCGCGACCAGGACCGCGTCATGCTCGCCGACGTCCAGGAAGCCCCGGTCGTCGAAGACGACGTCGACGAGGCGCCGGAAGCCCCGGCCGCCGCCGCGGACACTTCTGCGACCGTCACCGAGGCCGCCCCGGCCGCCACCCCGGAGCCCGCTGCCCCGGCAGCCCCGGCCACCGGCGGCGGCTCCGGCGCCGACGCCCCGGACCTGGGCTTCAGCGCCGCAGACGCCATCATGGTGCTCTTCGCCTTCCAGAACAAGATCCGCCTGGACCAGATCAACGACTCGGACACCGTCGAGGAGCTGACCAACGGCGTGTCCTCGCGCCGCAACCAGCTGCTGATGGACATGTCCGCCGAAATCGGCGTGCCCGCCATCGACGGCGCGGCCGAGGCCGACGTGGCCACTCTGCGCGAGCGCGTCAAGACCGCCGCCCCGGGCTACTCCCCCTTCGGCTCTGTCCTGGGCGAGGCCGTCACCGCGCGCCTGCGCCAGCTCTTCGGCGCCTCCGGCCACAAGCCGGCGCACGTCGGCGAGCGCGTCACCGGCGCCTGGTCGCTGCCCGCCTCCTGGGTCGGCCACGTCGAAGCCGAGATCCTCATCGGCTCCCGCGACGAGGATTCCGTCCGCGGCGGCTCCCTGGCCACCGTGCCCACGACCGCCTCCTCCAAGGCGGACGTGGACGGGCTCATCGACGCCGCCGTCCAGGCCGTCGCGGCCCGCAACGGCGTCAGCGTCTCGCTGACCTCGGGCGGATCCGGCGGTGGCGGCGGAGTCGTCGACTCCGCGGCGCTCAACGAGTACGCCGAGTCCGTCACCGGCGCCGACGGCGTGCTGGCCACCGCGGCCCGCACCGTCCTCGACCAGCTGGGACTGACCCCGAAGACCGAGTCCAGCGAACCGCTGGACACCACCGTCATCGAGGCCGTCGAAGCCGAACTCGGCTCCAACTGGGTCGACCTGGTCACCCCCTCCTTCGACGCCAACAAGGCCGTGCTCTTCGACGACCGCTGGGCGATCGCCCGCGAGGATCTCGCGCGCGTCTCCCTCGGCCAGAAGGACCTGCCGGCCTCCCGCTTCACCGGCACCGGCGAGACCGTCGCCGCGCAGGCAAAGTGGTACGCCGACAACGGCGCCAAGGACCCGGCGCTGATGGAAGACATCGCGAAGGCCGCCCTGGAGGACTTCGAGGGCGAGTACGCCGGTGACGTCGCACTCGTCACGGGTGCTGCGCCGGGTTCCATCGCCACCGCCCTGGTCGAGCGCCTGCTGGAAGGCGGCGCGACGGTCATCATGACCGCCTCGCGCGTCTCCCAGTCGCGCAAGGAGTTCGCCCGCAAGATCTACGCCGAGCACGGCGCCATGGGCTCCGCCCTCTGGCTGGTCCCGGCGAACCTGTCCTCCTACCGCGACATCGATTCCCTGATCGACTGGATCGGCAACGAGCAGAAGGAGTCCGTGGGTAACGAGGTCAAGGTCACCAAACCGGCCCTGACCCCGACCCTGGCGTTCCCGTTCGCCGCACCGAGCGTCTCCGGTTCGCTGGCTGACGCCGGCCCGGCCGCGGAAAACCAGACGCGTCTGCTGCTGTGGTCCGTCGAGCGCACCATCGCCGGGCTGTCTGAGCTGGCGCAGCAGGCCGTGGACACCCGTGCCCACATCGTCCTGCCGGGCTCGCCCAACCGTGGCATGTTCGGCGGCGACGGCGCCTACGGCGAGGTCAAGTCCGCCCTGGACGCCATCCTGGCCAAGTGGTCCGCCGAGGCCGGCTGGCCGGCCGGGGTGACCCTGGCCCAGGCCAAGATCGGCTGGGTTTCCGGCACCAACCTGATGGGCGGCAACGACGCCATCATCCCGGCCGCCGAAAAGGCCGGCATCCACGTCTGGACCCCGGAGGAGATCTCCTCCGAGCTCATGACGCTGGCGTCCGCGGAGACCCGCGCGAAGGCCTCCGAGGCGCCGGTCGAGGCCGACCTGACCGGCGGACTGGGCTCCACCCCGGTGTCCATCACCGAGCTGGCCGCCCAGGCCCGCGAGGACGCGGCCGACGATCCGGCCGAAGGCCCGGACTTCGAGGTCGAGCCGGTCACCATCCCGGCCCTGCCGAACGTCGACAACCCGACCCAGGTCACCGGCGTCGAGGTCGGCGAAGTCACCGCCGACCTGGACGACATGGTCGTCATCGCCGGCGTCGGCGAGGTCTCCGCGTGGGGATCCGGCCGCACCCGCTTCCAGGCCGAGTACGGCATCCAGCGCGACGGCAGCGTCGAGCTGACCGCCGCCGGCGTGCTTGAGCTGGCCTGGATGATGGGCCTGGTCGAATGGAACGAGGACCCGAAGCCGGGCTGGTATGACGCCGACGGCTCCGAGATCGCCGAAGAGGACATCTACGACCGCTTCCGCGATGAAGTCGTCGCCCGCTCCGGCGTGCGCACCCTGACCGACAAGTACCACCTCGTCGACCAGGGCTCCATCGACCTGACCCAGGTCTTCCTCGACCGCGACATCACCTTCACCGTCGCCGACGAGGCCGAGGCCCGCGACATCGAGGAAGCCGATCCGGACTTCACCGAGGTCGTCGAGGTCGACGGCGAGTGGACCGTCACGCGCAAGCAGGGCGCCACCGCGCACGTGCCGCGCAAGGCCACCCTGTCGCGCACCGTCGCCGGCCAGATGCCGGACGACTTCGACGCCACCAAGTGGGGCATCCCGGACCACATGGTCGACTCGCTCGACCGCATGGCCCTGTGGAACCTGGTCACCGCCGTCGACGCCTTCATCAACGCAGGCTTCTCCCCCGCCGAGCTCCTGCAGACCGTCCACCCGCTGGACGTCGCCACCACCCAAGGCACCGGCATCGGCGGCATGGAGTCCCTGCACAAGGTCTTCGTCACCCGCTTCCTGGGTGAGGAGCGCCCGGGCGACATCCTGCAGGAAGCCCTGCCGAACGTCGTCGCCGCGCACACCATGCAGGCCCTGCTGGGCGGCTACGGCTCCATGATCCACCCGATCGGCGCCTGCGCCACGGCCGCGGTCTCCATCGAGGAGGGCGTGGACAAGATCAAGCTGGACAAGGCCGACTTCGTCATCGCCGGCGGCATCGACGACGTCCAGGTCGAGTCCCTGGTCGGCTTCGGCGACATGAACGCCACCGCGGAGACGAAAGCGATGACCGACAAGGGCATCGACAACCGCTTCATCTCGCGTGCGAACGATCGTCGCCGCGGCGGCTTCCTCGAGGCCGAGGGCGGCGGCACCGTGCTGCTGGTCCGCGGCTCCGTGGCCGCGGAGATGGGCCTGCCGGTCCACGCCGTGGTGGCGCACGCCGCCTCCTACGGCGACGGCGCGCACACCTCCATCCCGGCCCCCGGCCTGGGCGCTTTGGGCGCGGGCCGCGGCGGCACGCGCTCCAAGCTGGCGAAGTCGCTGAAGTCCCTGGGCCTGACCCCGGACGACGTGTCCGTACTGAGCAAGCACGACACCTCGACCAACGCCAACGACCCGAACGAATCCGAGCTGCACTCCATCCTGTGGCCGGCCATCGGGCGCAACCCGGACAAGCCGCTGTACGTGATTTCCCAGAAGTCGCTCACCGGCCACTCCAAGGCAGGCGCCGCGCTGTTCCAGACCGGCGGACTGATGGACGTGCTGCGCACCGGCACGCTCCCGCAGAACGCTTCCCTGGACACGGTGGATCCGCTGATCGAGGAGAAGTCCAAGAACCTGGTGTGGCTGCGTGCCCCGCTGGCACTGGGTGAGGGCGCCGTGAAGGCGGCCGCCCTGACCTCCCTGGGCTTCGGCCACGTCGGCGCCCTGGTGGTCTACGCCCACCCGTCGACCTTCGAGGCCGCGGTCGCCAACACCGGCCTGGACGTCGACGCGTGGCGGAAGAAGGCCACCGAGCGTCTGCGTGCCGGCTCCGCCCGCATGCAGGCCGGCATGATCGGCCGCGCCCCGCTGTTCCAGCAGATCGACGGCCGCCGCTTCCCGGAGGAAGGCGCCCACGAAGCAGAGATTCACCTCCTGCTCAACGAGGACGTCCGACTCGGCGAAGACGGCGTGTACCCGGCGGCACCGGAGGCTTAA
- a CDS encoding DUF421 domain-containing protein — protein MGIEAHRIPVVILSAVGIYLAFLLLVRVFTPRVLAQVTIFDAVVLVMFGAVAGRVVIGHPPSLAAGVIGLATLMVMEAIFGGLRSTRGFRALLQGSPVLIVAQGEIVTAALRRTRLTSRDVHSLLRRAGVGSLSEAQAVIAEPTGDISVFRVGQPLDQAALQDVVGAELLK, from the coding sequence ATGGGCATCGAGGCGCACCGCATCCCCGTGGTCATCCTCTCCGCCGTCGGCATCTACCTGGCCTTCCTCCTCCTCGTCCGCGTGTTCACGCCGCGGGTGCTGGCGCAGGTGACCATCTTCGACGCCGTCGTGCTGGTCATGTTCGGCGCCGTCGCCGGCCGCGTGGTCATCGGCCACCCGCCGTCGCTGGCCGCCGGCGTCATCGGCCTGGCCACCCTGATGGTCATGGAGGCCATCTTCGGCGGACTGCGCTCCACCCGCGGCTTCCGCGCTCTGCTCCAGGGCAGCCCCGTGCTCATCGTCGCCCAGGGGGAGATCGTCACCGCCGCACTACGGCGCACCCGCCTGACCTCCCGCGACGTGCACTCCCTGCTGCGCCGCGCCGGAGTGGGCTCTCTGTCGGAGGCCCAGGCCGTGATCGCCGAACCCACCGGGGACATCTCCGTCTTCCGCGTCGGCCAACCCCTCGACCAGGCGGCGCTGCAGGACGTGGTGGGCGCGGAACTGCTGAAGTGA
- a CDS encoding HD domain-containing protein, with amino-acid sequence MGETIAGITVPDSTLAKDATALVRDATNDLIYNHSRRTFFFGALRGERDGVDYDPELLYVGAMLHDLGLTEKYRSNDQRFEIDAANEARKFLLDNGLSDEKADTVWTAIALHTTPEIPLHMGPEIALVTRGVEYDVMGVDFDTVSDATRAEVVAAHPRPDFKNGILAAFTEGLKHRPETTFGNVKADVLAHFLPGFERGDFVEVVKNSDWPE; translated from the coding sequence ATGGGTGAAACGATTGCCGGCATCACCGTCCCCGACTCAACGCTGGCCAAAGACGCCACCGCCTTGGTCCGCGACGCCACCAATGACTTGATCTACAACCACTCCCGCCGCACCTTCTTCTTCGGCGCTTTGCGAGGCGAACGCGACGGCGTCGACTACGACCCCGAACTGCTGTACGTGGGGGCCATGCTCCACGACCTGGGACTGACGGAGAAATACCGGAGTAACGACCAGCGCTTCGAGATCGACGCCGCCAACGAGGCCCGGAAGTTCCTCTTGGACAACGGCCTGTCGGACGAGAAAGCTGACACCGTGTGGACGGCGATCGCGCTGCACACCACCCCGGAGATCCCGCTGCACATGGGACCGGAGATCGCCCTGGTCACCCGCGGCGTGGAATATGACGTCATGGGCGTCGACTTCGACACCGTCAGCGACGCCACCCGCGCCGAGGTCGTGGCCGCGCACCCGCGCCCAGACTTCAAAAACGGCATCCTCGCCGCCTTCACCGAGGGGCTCAAGCACCGTCCGGAGACGACCTTCGGCAACGTGAAGGCTGACGTGCTCGCCCACTTCCTCCCCGGCTTCGAACGCGGTGACTTCGTCGAGGTCGTCAAAAACAGCGACTGGCCGGAGTAG
- a CDS encoding RDD family protein, with product MSHPQNPGGNPFDENDSRPGPPDYNRGNNYDPYSHPENSPYSPYGHDPFGAPGYGGNQPGYPTNNYGGPNYGTPMANPTYMNPGAPNAAGPWRRLLAYILDSIVVGILGSILASIFFTIPTPPQADTEAEINRFLTDLTSFSASMTVFSAVLFFFYATFCQTTNFQTLGKRAVGIRAVDADGQRLPVLKSALRNVWLLIPAIPFLGWASNLVGILIFIFAFMGDKTQGLNDKWAKTRVLTR from the coding sequence ATGTCCCACCCCCAGAACCCGGGCGGTAACCCGTTCGACGAGAATGACTCCCGGCCCGGCCCGCCCGACTACAACCGCGGCAACAATTACGACCCGTACTCCCACCCGGAGAACTCCCCGTATTCGCCCTACGGGCACGATCCCTTCGGCGCCCCGGGCTACGGCGGCAACCAGCCGGGGTACCCGACCAACAATTACGGCGGGCCGAACTACGGCACCCCGATGGCGAATCCGACGTACATGAACCCCGGCGCCCCGAACGCCGCCGGACCGTGGCGTCGTCTGCTCGCGTATATCCTCGACTCCATCGTGGTCGGCATCCTCGGTTCGATCCTCGCCAGCATCTTCTTCACGATCCCGACCCCGCCGCAGGCGGACACGGAGGCGGAGATCAACCGTTTCCTCACGGACCTGACGTCCTTCAGCGCTTCGATGACGGTGTTCTCGGCGGTGCTGTTCTTCTTCTACGCCACGTTCTGCCAGACCACGAACTTCCAGACACTGGGCAAGCGCGCGGTCGGGATCCGGGCGGTCGACGCCGACGGCCAGAGGTTGCCGGTGCTCAAGTCCGCGCTGCGTAACGTGTGGTTGTTGATCCCGGCCATCCCGTTCTTGGGATGGGCCTCGAACCTGGTCGGCATCCTGATCTTCATCTTCGCCTTCATGGGCGACAAGACCCAGGGGCTCAACGACAAGTGGGCCAAGACCCGGGTGCTCACGCGTTAA